CATTTTGTGTACACACGGTGTCGACATTTCTGCAAGCTCTCTCGTTCTAATCCCGCCATTTACATTAGTTTCATCACATCCGATCCGATATAGAAAATGTTGCTGCTGTCTTGTGTATAACGTGTTTAAACTTTTACTAGTTACTGATAAGATGATCTCAGATTCTCAGCGGAGCCCAACCACGGGTAGCTTGCCTCGAATCCCTGCTCAAGTTACATAGCCCATTGCATCTGCTGGTGATAGTGGAAGGAAGTTTCTGCAACGTTTTTGGTCCTGCCAAAAAGATCGTAGGCGCAGGGCCAAGTCCATCTTCACGCTAAAAGACTCCTAGATCCATATGAAAAGATATATTAGAGATGGACTGACAAAAATCTTGAAGGCCACTGGACTTTTAGATGATTAGCCTATAAAGCAGCTCAGGGAAGGTCTGATAAGAACAATGTATTTTCTGTAAGATAGGGAAATTTCTGAGTGGAAGACGACGCACCTGTGGAAACCATGGATGCCCTTtgttgctctgataccatatagcAATACGTAGACTCGGTGAGAACAGAATATTTCCTTCAATTAATGAGCACAGCAAGAAATCGTTTACAAAGTGGGCTCAATATTCACGCTGATACAAGAAGCTTCTCCAATCCATATTACAGGCTTTGAACCGGATCAGATTTGTGATCTCATGCCTGCTCTGTTTCAAGTGGGTTTGTTTCTGGTTATTCCCACAACAAGATATCAAGCACACCACGCTCTTAGTTTCAAAAATATAGTATAATTAGATAAACAAGAACAGCAATCTCTTTAATTGTACCATGTTTCCTCAGACAAAGGTACAGTGTTCTCGAATCATGTTCTTGAGAAATACATGTTCTTGGGTGGAGTCGTTCAAGTCATTAATCCTGTGAGTTGCCTTCAAAATTGTTCATCTTTGACGTAATCGTCGTATAGGCGTCTCGGAGGGTTCTCTTTTCGGGGTCCTTGCTCTTCCACGGCTTCACGGACTAAGCGCGGTTGAAGATGGATTTGGAGCTTCCCTTTGCCGTGcacatgaaagaagaaaattcatttctctttttgttcCTCTGTTGATGTTCACGGGAGATGGCGAGATCAATGGTTACATTCTTCATTTCGCCAAGATCATGGTTTCGTGGAAGGATGAAGTGCACCCTCCTCATTCACACCTCTTCAGTCTACCAACCCCCGCCAAAGCACTCCACAGTCGAAAACTATGAAGGTCTAGATCCCCAACGCCTTCTCAATTTGCTCAACTCGTGCACAAATTTCGAACAGATGAAGCAACTACACTGCCAGATGGTCACAAGTGGTCTCTCTTACACCATCCCCACTTCCGTGAAGCTTATAgagatctcttcttcttcttcttcaagaatgGACTATGCCAGCCTAGTCTTCCGTGAAGTGGAAAACCCAGATACCCATCTTTGCAATTCCATGATTAGAGCCAATGCCCATCTTAATTTGCATGAAGAAGCGATTTTTGCATATATCAAGATGCACAGGCAGTCCATCCTTCCTGACCATTACACATTTCCGATTTTGTTGAAAAGTTGTGCTCACTTATCACTTTTGGATCTTGGCATGTCCACCCATGGCGCGATACTCAAGTTGGGTCTTGACTCTAATGTGTTCACAGATACAGCACTAGTCTACATGTACTGTAGCTGCAAATGCCTGGACTCTGCGCGGCAAGTATTCGATCAAATGCCTGAACGAAATTCTGTTTCATGGAATGCTATGATAACTGGCTACACGCATAATCGGAGATTTATGGAGGCTTTGGATCTGTTCTCCAggatgtgtgcttggaaaattGGAGTAAGTGAGGTTACTGTGGTTTCCGCACTCTCAGCATGTGCTCATCTCGGTGCTCTGAACCAAGGGAAATGGGTCCATTCCTTCATCAAACAAAACGAGATAAAATTGAATGTGTTCGTAGGTACTGCTCTGATAGATATGTATGCCAAATGCGGGAGCATAACCGAGTCAGAGAAGGTATTTCAagcaatgaaaagaaagaatacTTTCACCTGGAATGCGATGATCTCAGGGCTGGCCATGAATGGACACGGTGAAGCTGCTGTTGAGCTCTTCTCCAGGATGTTGGAGGAGAATATCAAGCCTGATGGGGTTACTTTCCTAGCTATTTTGTGTGCTTGCTGCCATCAAGGTCTAGTTGATGAAGGGAAAGAATTTATGATCAGAATGGAGAAAGAGTTTGCACTGCGACCAAATATCGAACACTATGGATGCATGGTTGATCTTCTCGGCAGGGCAGGCTCTTTAGACGAAGCCATGAAACTGATCAACAGCATGCCTATTAAGCCTGATGCAGCTATCTGGCGGGCTTTGCTTGCTGCTTGTAGGGTACATGGGAACATGGAACTAAGCGAGTTGGCAATTGGTAATCTTCTTGAGTTAGAGCCTAATAAGGGTGAGAATTATATTCTTCTTGCAAATTTACTTGTACGATCTCGAAAGTGGGATAAAGTTGCAGAAGTGAGGAAGACGATGACTGAACGAAGGATTAAGAAGGTCCCTGGTTGCAGTTCAATCGAGGTTGATGATGTGATCTATGAGTTTACCGTAGGAGACAAATTTGATGGGGTTGAGTGGGATAAGATCGACTCCATGTTGGGTGAGATGAGCAGGGAGTTGAGGCTTGCTGGTCACGTTGCAGGCACAGAAATAGTGTCTTATgatattgaagaagaagagaaggaaagcTCGTTAATTTACCACAGTGAAAAGGTTGCTATCGCTTTCGGACTTTTAAGGACTCTTCCCGGAACTGTCATCAGGATAGTGAAGAATCTGAGGGTGTGCAATGATTGTCATTCTAGTATAAAACTTTTCAGTCAGATATACGAGAGAGACATAACTGTTAGGGACAGAAACAGGTTCCACCATTTTAGCGGCGGAACCTGCTCTTGTAGAGATTACTGGTAACAGAAGCAGATGTACATATTCTATGGAATGGATGGAAAACAAGCTAGTGTCTTGCAGTTGATTGCTTGACTGGATTAGGTTTTAACATAATGATATTATCATCGTTGGCACCTCATACGGTTCATTAGGCCAAACTAGTTGGAGAATGATTGGTTTCTGGGCAGGAAATTGCAaccaaaactcttttttttttttcctcgtttTTGGCCCTGATACTGTCAGCCACCTAATCATCTCATTCAACCTCTTTTAATAGTGCACTCTTGACGAACGCAAAAAGGTATAAGCCAATCTTCAATTGAGGAAGAAAGTTGATCGCAGGTCATACATATTTGGTTACATGCACTCCATTCCAGAAGGAACTGCGTATAGAATAATTGGTTATCTATTTCTCCTTCCTGTTGTGTTTCTTAGCCTATTTTGGCTTTTTTGAAGTTGCAGTTTCAAAATTCCTGTGGAAGAGAAGCTGGGAATGCAAATGAGGTAGGAAGAGATTGAAAATAGAGAAGTTGTTCACATCTGTTGTGGTGTGGGGAAAATTCCTGCAGCGTTGCTCATCAACTAATTAAGGTTCGTCACAGCTTTATTACAGATTGTCTGGAgcttttttcttataaaatagAGTGAAGCCTGTGTAGGAGTTAACAGATGATTCAGAGGAAACCCTATATCTAACCAATTGCATTTTGAAAAAGATCTTGAGTCGTATCGTCCGTATTCATGTTAAAGTCACTGTTTAAGGCACCATCGACGCACCTCCTCTGGGCCTCACTGTTTGTTTATAAACCAATGGATGTGACCAACTGAATGTGAAGATGCTCAATTCTATTGAACATGAAGTGCATTAGATGGgcatattttatttctttgggAAAAAGCGgataaaaattttgttgaacaTATTCAGTAAGCTGTGTAAATAGCTTGTAATGTTCTCAGGTTGCAATTCAATCTCATCTATCCCGTTCTTTATGGGCTAAGTTTATGAGATTTAAATATGGAGGGAGGTTGAGTACCTTATTTCTACCATAAATTGGTCAGACGATGCTATAAAGGAAATCAGTTTATGGCGGTCTATAGCTTTACGCCCGGACCCTTGCTTCCTTCCATGGTAGTTGCACATTGATTCAGGTGGTTTGTATCATGCAAAATGGGTGGTAGAAACTAGTCTTTCTGATAAGCAGTCAGGACTCTTAATAGGAAATATGCAGGTGTAACCTTTTATGAATTTCAGCAGGCTTGGAGTGCTCAGCAGTTTGTGGCCATTCTTATTGCAGAATTACACAAGTTCCAGGCCCTTTTGTTATCATGGCCAGTCCATTCAGGTGGAGAAAGAAGTTTTTTGAGTCTTTTAAACACTATGCAGAAATATATTCGAGCATTTTGTGTAGCAGGTGATGGCCTTTCTTTGTTATTCTTGTACCGTAACCCGTCGCCTGAAGTTTTGTCCCTTCTAATTAGACCCATTCCCATGAGTGTTGTAATGTTTTGAGGGGGTTTTGTTAACTCCttaatttttgcattttctctATCTACATCTGTAGTATTTTGTaccttcatttcttttaataaagGTTTGGGAGGCTCTAACTCCCCGCAAGTTTGCTTTGCATGTCAGATGGAGCTCACTAACAATTAAGGCTAGGCATCGGGTCGACGGCAGGCTGGCCCGAAGTTCTTAGCGGCTGTTTAAGCCTGACCCGCTTAGTTATTTGGCGCAGGCATACCTTAACTTTATACATGTGGGGTACTCGATTTGATATCTACCTATATTtgaaaacttttaatatttaatatttaatattttaaaaacctTAACGATGTGCCAAGAGGCTGCACATGAAGAGTTCATATGAGAGTCATCTGCTATGCACCAAGAGTTTTTAAGTGGGATGAGAgagaaataacaaaataaaaaatgagttatatatatatatatatatatatatatccagccGACCAGCTTGacccaattaatttttttagttgaattgATTCAAGTGTCAAATAACCAACCTAAACCCAGCTCGTCACAGCTTCTACCCGACTACCCATCCGGTACCCAACCTGTGGCCTGTTGCCTAATGGAACTTTCTTAGGAAATGGTATGAAGCAAACGCGGGTTCCAGGTTTCTTCATCGTTACCCATTGacgaagaaaaagaattttCGGACACGGTGTTCCGAGCTCTGGAAGCATCCGACCACATGTCAAACCCACACTGGACACGG
Above is a window of Nymphaea colorata isolate Beijing-Zhang1983 chromosome 8, ASM883128v2, whole genome shotgun sequence DNA encoding:
- the LOC116258504 gene encoding pentatricopeptide repeat-containing protein At2g02980, chloroplastic-like — its product is MARSMVTFFISPRSWFRGRMKCTLLIHTSSVYQPPPKHSTVENYEGLDPQRLLNLLNSCTNFEQMKQLHCQMVTSGLSYTIPTSVKLIEISSSSSSRMDYASLVFREVENPDTHLCNSMIRANAHLNLHEEAIFAYIKMHRQSILPDHYTFPILLKSCAHLSLLDLGMSTHGAILKLGLDSNVFTDTALVYMYCSCKCLDSARQVFDQMPERNSVSWNAMITGYTHNRRFMEALDLFSRMCAWKIGVSEVTVVSALSACAHLGALNQGKWVHSFIKQNEIKLNVFVGTALIDMYAKCGSITESEKVFQAMKRKNTFTWNAMISGLAMNGHGEAAVELFSRMLEENIKPDGVTFLAILCACCHQGLVDEGKEFMIRMEKEFALRPNIEHYGCMVDLLGRAGSLDEAMKLINSMPIKPDAAIWRALLAACRVHGNMELSELAIGNLLELEPNKGENYILLANLLVRSRKWDKVAEVRKTMTERRIKKVPGCSSIEVDDVIYEFTVGDKFDGVEWDKIDSMLGEMSRELRLAGHVAGTEIVSYDIEEEEKESSLIYHSEKVAIAFGLLRTLPGTVIRIVKNLRVCNDCHSSIKLFSQIYERDITVRDRNRFHHFSGGTCSCRDYW